One genomic region from Camelus dromedarius isolate mCamDro1 chromosome 17, mCamDro1.pat, whole genome shotgun sequence encodes:
- the TMEM158 gene encoding transmembrane protein 158, translating into MLPLLVALLAAACPLPPTCGGATDAPGLLGAPLNVSVNASSAGEPAAPRLLASAAPGAPEQPGPEEEAAAPCNISVQRQMLSSLLVRWGRPRGFQCDLLLFSTNAHGRAFFAAAFHRVGPPLLIEHLGLAAGGAQQDLRLCVGCGWVRGRRPGRLRPAGATAGAPTALPAYPGAEPPGPLWLQGEPLHFCCLDFSLEELQGEPGWRLNRKPIESTLVACFMTLVIVVWSVAALIWPVPIIAGFLPNGMEQRRTTASAAAAAAPAAVPAGTTAAAAAAAAAAAAAAAVTSGAATK; encoded by the coding sequence ATGCTGCCCCTGCTCGTCGCGCTGCTGGCCGCCGCCTGCCCACTGCCGCCAACCTGCGGCGGGGCTACGGACGCGCCCGGCCTCCTCGGGGCGCCCCTCAACGTTTCGGTCAACGCGTCGTCCGCTGGCGAGCCCGCCGCCCCGCGGCTGCTGGCCTCGGCAGCGCCTGGGGCCCCCGAACAACCGGGCccggaggaggaggcggcggcgccGTGCAACATCAGCGTGCAGCGGCAGATGCTGAGCTCGCTGCTCGTGCGCTGGGGCCGCCCGCGGGGCTTCCAGTGTGACCTGCTGCTCTTCTCCACCAACGCGCACGGCCGCGCCTTCTTCGCCGCAGCCTTCCACCGTGTCGGGCCGCCGCTGCTCATCGAGCACCTGGGGTTGGCGGCGGGCGGCGCGCAGCAGGACCTGCGCCTCTGCGTGGGCTGCGGCTGGGTGCGCGGCCGCCGCCCCGGCCGCCTCCGACCTGCCGGCGCCACCGCCGGGGCGCCCACCGCGCTGCCCGCCTACCCCGGTGCCGAGCCCCCTGGGCCGCTGTGGCTGCAGGGCGAGCCGCTACATTTCTGCTGCCTGGACTTCAGCCTGGAGGAGTTGCAGGGAGAGCCGGGCTGGCGGCTGAATCGCAAGCCCATCGAGTCCACGCTGGTGGCCTGCTTCATGACCCTGGTCATCGTAGTGTGGAGCGTGGCCGCCCTCATCTGGCCGGTGCCCATCATCGCCGGTTTCCTGCCCAACGGCATGGAGCAGCGCCGGACCACCgccagcgccgccgccgccgccgcccccgccgccgtgCCCGCGGggaccaccgccgccgccgcagccgccgccgccgccgccgccgccgccgcggccgtcACCTCGGGGGCGGCGACCAAGTGA